TAACGTGGCGCAATGTGAGGCGTAACAAAAATCAACATTCAGTGGAGGCGGTCTGGCGGAAACCACACAGAGGACCCGCATAACGAGGTGCCGTCCCGGAGACTTCTGGGTGATAACTCGGCTAGATACTCAGAAGAGATCAGGTTTCTTGGGAGGTGTCGGCTGTGAAATACTCGGTGAGCAACTGGATCTACGGCGACGAGTCTCTCGAGGCTACGCTCGCGAGGCTTAGCCGGTACGGGTACGACGGAGTCCAACTCATGGGCGAACCCCGGGTGTACGACCCATGCGTGGTGAACCGGCTGTGCCAGGAACACGGCCAAAGTATGCTGTCCATTGCCGACATGTACCCCTGGCCTACGGACAGCCGCGACCTCGCAAACCCTGACCCCGTGATTAGGTATGAGACTTCCCTGGTCACAAACGTCCGGGACGGGCTGAAATTCGTATCGGACGTCGACTCGCCCGCTGTCAAGCTTCACCTTGACACCTTCCACATGAACATCGAGGAGAGCGATCCCGCGGGCGCCGTTTTGGAGGCGGAGGATCTCCTCATTAACGTTCACATAGCCGACAGCAACCGGCAGTCGGTCGGGAGAGGCCACTTCGACTTTCGCGCTCTCATGCGGTCGCTCAAACAGATCGGGTACGAAAGGGCGCTTGCTCTGGAGCCACTGCCCCCCGTTCCAGATCCGTACATGGCCGCCAGGATGCAGAGGTTCAAGGATCTTCGGGATGTGTACGCGAGGGAAAGCATAGAGAGGCTCAGGGCCATCGAAATGGAGGTTTAGTGCAGGACACATGCTCTCGGTATCGGGTCAGTTCTCTGCGGGGAGGTGATGGCAGGTGCGTGGTCGAAGCGGTCCTTAACGCATATGAGAATCGTGATGAGACCCTGAGTCCAAACCGGCTTTCTTTTTATGTTATGTCTGGCTTCCCGGCCGATGGAAGGTGGTGCCTTTGAAGAGATACGACTGGCCTTTCAACGCCATGATCGACTTCGAGACAGGCGTAATGCTCCCTGCGGACGGCAAGATCGAGAGAAGACTGAGTCAGATGAAGGGCGTGTTCGCAGACGAGAAGGCATACCTGGCATGCCTCGAAAAGGAGGATTCCCTGGTCTACGAGGTCTACACCTCAACTCCCCCTGAGCGCGAAGGCGATCTGATCTACTGCACGAGCGTGATATACCCGGGCAAAGTGGGCGATGAGTTCTATATGACAAAGGGGCACTATCACGCGAAGCGGGGCACGTCAGAAGTGTATTTGTGCGTCGGCGGGCGCGGGATGCTCGTGCTTGAGAATCCGCACGGAGACTCCACCGTCCTCGACATGTACCCCGGATCCATGTCCTACATACCTCCGTTCTGGGCTCACAGGACGGTCAACACCGGGTCCGGCCCCTTCATATTCATCGGCGTGTACCCGGCGGATGCAGGGCACGATTATGGCACCATAGAGGCGTGTGGCATGATGAAACTGGTGCTCCAGAGGGGTGGACAGACGGTGGTCCTCGACTCGCAAAGGGCCTCTCCGAAAGCAGGCGAGGGGTTGTCGTGAAAGGTCCCTTCCTGGTCGGAGTGGACATTGGAGTTTCGGAGGCTAAGACCGCCCCCGCCACCGTGAAGGAGTGCGTAAACACATCAGGAGTGAAAGGCGCCGATGTGGCCGCTGGTCTCAACGGTACGTACGGTCGTGTGGCAGGAGGGGGAGGGGGGCTAACCGCCCCCTCCTACCCGATTTCTCACTGGGCTTTCCGCATATGTGATCCCCAGCCCATCGACACTACTCTCAGTCCGGTCCCGGGATATCATCTATTGATACCCTTTCAAGTGTAGCTCACTGACATAGGTCATACCTGGTGTCGTGTTGTACCAGCAACGTGTGGATACGAGCATGCCGGTATCTTGTAGGTAGTAGTACTCATACCCAAAAGACGAGGTGATCTCGGAAATACCAGTGACTCGCCTTCCGTCGGGCAAAGGTCCGTTGAAGCATACGCGAGTCTGGCAGCCCGTAGCCGGATCGGAATCTCGGACTTGGTCAACGCGGAGCGTTGTGAGCACTGACGGTGGCAGCCAGACTCCACCGACATGGTGCTTTCCACTTATCGTAATCTTGCGGTCGGTCTGAGGTGGCAGACCAGAGCTTCCGTACATCGTGGACACCTCGTTGGTCCTAATCCAGTGGGATCCCCGGTCGACCACGCTCAGGACTTGGCTGGCGGGAAAGGTGAAGACGGGGCTGTTCGGCACCATATGGCCTACATAACCGTCATACTGGAANNNNNNNNNNTTGCTGGACCGTCTTGAGCCAGGCTGGAGGCGTTGCATTGGACCATGGGAAAGACACATCACGTATGCTGACCAATTGGACATGGGTGAGCATTCCCGTGGTCCCTGGTTTGAGATCTCCGGTGACTGCTCCTTGAGGCCGCACAGCTGACGTACCACCGCAGTATAGCAGGACTCCTGTTTCGAGATCGTATACCTGTGTATATGATGATTCTTCTTGTTGAGAATGGAATCGAATGGAGTTGTATGTCTTCTGGCCGAGGGTATAGGGCATCCTCACAACGCGCAATGGTGGTTGGTAAGACTCCGGTATGCGCGCCAGGTACTGGGGGTTGGCCCAGATCTCATCCACGACACCAGGCAGGCCGATGATAGAGGACCTGTCGGATACTGACAACATTGGCTGCCGGCCATACAGAGTGAGAATGCTGAATAGGCGTGTGCGAAGGACTACTCTGCCCGGCTCGAGAGACTCCACGTCTACCTGAAGATACGCCTGGCCCCCTCCACCCGGGCCTGTGACGTCCTCTTTTCGATAGCGGTTACCATACTGATCCACAAATGCGCCATCTTGATCACGGTAGTAGAGCTCCCTGTCTTCAGGGACCCGTGCCGAAGCCACGTAGTATGTGAGGCGCTTGCCCACGGATACCCAATTGGGTGCGGGTGTGCGTGCAATGTCAGGGTACAGCGTCTGCACTAGACCTCCCTGTGCAGATACAGGAGCGCATAGTGCCAAGCATATCAGAAAACATGCTGGAGGCAGCCACCGTCTCATCACTATCATCCCCCTGCACATGTTATGCTGGTTGCTCAGAGCATCAGTCTGTTACCAGTATATGCAATAGATGGATGGGAATCAACGGAACTCCGGAGACGGTTACGGACTGAAGACGCACAGCCTAAGTAACGTTCCATGAGATCGTTGGTTTTTGCCATTTAGATGAGAGCGTGGATGGGGTATTGGCATCCCCCGCCGCCCGATGATAGGATACAGACGGTCTTAGAGCAATCATTTTCCTGAGGGGAGGTGGGTTTTGTGATAATCACACGCGCGGCGGCCAGTGTGGCTGCAGCCCAGATGAACCCTACCTGCCTCAGGTTCGGGGGCGTGTAGCTCATAGCAGGCATCCGCGCAGGTACCGTGATGAGCTACTAGGATGTGCCCGGGAAAGCGGGTCTTTTCTATGTCTGCGCCCGAGTTGCATGAGCCGTGGGTAGGATCGCAGGATCGTGTCCACGGCCTTTTCATGTACCGAAGACATCAAACGCCTGCCCGCGCGCGACTGAAGGTGTGTCGGATTCCCACCGATGGCTGGCAGGCCACGGGCTCGCCCGGGCGGAGATATAGGAGGATTCCACAATTGGCTGATTCCAGGATTACGAGACTCGCTGACGGATTAGTGGTCCAGGCTGGAAGCGGAGTATTTGACGTCCCGGCCGACCTCGGAATGATCGTCTGTACGATCAGGGGGCGTTCCCGTCTAGGCCGTGACGCCTCCCGGAGTCTGCGTGGACTGAGTGATCATGCGCTGGTTCCTGTCGTCGGGGACCGGACTCTGGTCACCATCTTCGACCGGGAAACTGGAGTGATCGAGGCGATCTTGCCGAGACACAACCGGTTCAGCCGCAAGGTCGCAGGACGCCGGCACGATGAGCGGATAATCGCAGCCAATATCGACCAGGTCGTCGTGGTGTTTGCCGCGGCCGAGCCCTCTGTCCGGGAGACCGCGCTAACCCGGTATCTGGCTGTGGCGGAACACTCCGGGGTTCCGGCAGTGGTATGCATTAACAAGACCGATCTTGTGCCGCGAGGATCCCTGGAACAGGTTGCCGGAGCTTATGAGAGCCTGGGCTACGCGGTAATTCTCGCCTCGACTCGGACCCAGAAAGGCATAGGCGAGCTCACAGCCCTGTTGATGAACAAGATCTCGGTTGTAGTAGGCCCTTCGGGGGTAGGCAAGTCGTTGCTGCTCAATGCGGTTCAGCCGGGGCTGGGACTTGCCGTGGGTGATGTCAGCAAGTCCACGGGCAAGGGAAAGCATACGACCACTTCTTCCAGGCTCTATCCGTTGGACTCGGGAGGCTTCGTCGCTGACACCGCAGGGATGCGAGAGTTCGGTTTCTGGGATATCCCCGAGGACGAGCTTACGTGGTGTTTTCGGGAAATGGGGCCTTTCCTGGGCAGATGCCGTTTTGCCGACTGCACCCATGTCACGGAGCCTGGGTGCGCAATTCGGGGGGCGGTATCAGAAGGCGCGATCTCAGAGAACCGGTACCGCCACTGTTTCCGACTCCGAGTGGAGGGATAGGCGTGATAGACATCAAGCCCAGCCTTTCGAGGGCGCGAGCATACGTGGGCATGGGGTTCCAGGATGCCGTAGAGCACCGGGCGGACTACCTGTTTCAGAGCATGACTTCTCTCTTCCCGTTGCTTGCGGACGCCCTGGTGTGGGTGGCTTTGTTTCGAGCGACGGCGGGCGGGACGGTAGGAGACTACGACCTTCCGCGTCTCCTCGGTTACGTGGTGGCCGCAAAGATGGCCTTGGCCATAGTCAGAAGCGACGGGGCGGACCTCGGGATCGCGCAGGAGATCCGCGATGGGACTCTATCAGCTCACTTGCTCAGGCCGGTCTCCAGTCTCGCCAGGCGGTTCTGGGTGTTAGCCAGCAAGAAAGCCGCACGCGTGTCATGGACTGTCTTGATCTACTCGGTGGTCTTCGCCCTCTTTCCGATGAGGCTGGGAGTGGCGTTGACAGGATGGCGCATAGGAGCCTTCGCGCTGTCCCTTGTGCTCGGGACGGGGCCTGCGTTTTTCACCGACTACCTGACCGGAACGAGTTCCTTTTTGCTTCTAGAGATCTCAGCAGTGTTCTTCGTCAAGAACTGGGTGGTGGCGTTCCTGGCGGGAGAGATGATCCCGGTCGATCTCCTCCCGGGGTGGCTTGAGGGTGTGGCCCGGGCGCTGCCATTCAGATACCTGGTATACTTCCCGGCGCGCATACTTGTTGGGATGGCTTCCGGAGCAGAAATCTGGGCTGGCCTGATCGCTCA
This is a stretch of genomic DNA from Bacillota bacterium. It encodes these proteins:
- the rsgA gene encoding ribosome small subunit-dependent GTPase A, coding for MADSRITRLADGLVVQAGSGVFDVPADLGMIVCTIRGRSRLGRDASRSLRGLSDHALVPVVGDRTLVTIFDRETGVIEAILPRHNRFSRKVAGRRHDERIIAANIDQVVVVFAAAEPSVRETALTRYLAVAEHSGVPAVVCINKTDLVPRGSLEQVAGAYESLGYAVILASTRTQKGIGELTALLMNKISVVVGPSGVGKSLLLNAVQPGLGLAVGDVSKSTGKGKHTTTSSRLYPLDSGGFVADTAGMREFGFWDIPEDELTWCFREMGPFLGRCRFADCTHVTEPGCAIRGAVSEGAISENRYRHCFRLRVEG
- a CDS encoding ABC-2 family transporter protein; this encodes MIDIKPSLSRARAYVGMGFQDAVEHRADYLFQSMTSLFPLLADALVWVALFRATAGGTVGDYDLPRLLGYVVAAKMALAIVRSDGADLGIAQEIRDGTLSAHLLRPVSSLARRFWVLASKKAARVSWTVLIYSVVFALFPMRLGVALTGWRIGAFALSLVLGTGPAFFTDYLTGTSSFLLLEISAVFFVKNWVVAFLAGEMIPVDLLPGWLEGVARALPFRYLVYFPARILVGMASGAEIWAGLIAQGIWVPGLSAAVGIAWNRGVRRNEAVGS
- a CDS encoding glucose-6-phosphate isomerase, coding for MIDFETGVMLPADGKIERRLSQMKGVFADEKAYLACLEKEDSLVYEVYTSTPPEREGDLIYCTSVIYPGKVGDEFYMTKGHYHAKRGTSEVYLCVGGRGMLVLENPHGDSTVLDMYPGSMSYIPPFWAHRTVNTGSGPFIFIGVYPADAGHDYGTIEACGMMKLVLQRGGQTVVLDSQRASPKAGEGLS
- a CDS encoding sugar phosphate isomerase/epimerase, yielding MKYSVSNWIYGDESLEATLARLSRYGYDGVQLMGEPRVYDPCVVNRLCQEHGQSMLSIADMYPWPTDSRDLANPDPVIRYETSLVTNVRDGLKFVSDVDSPAVKLHLDTFHMNIEESDPAGAVLEAEDLLINVHIADSNRQSVGRGHFDFRALMRSLKQIGYERALALEPLPPVPDPYMAARMQRFKDLRDVYARESIERLRAIEMEV